The nucleotide window TGCCGATCGCGCCCGACTGGGTGAAGAGCCCTATGTGGCCGCGGGCGGGCGACTCGGGGGCGAGGGAGGCGTTCAGCCGGACGGCTTCGGAGGTGTTGATGATGCCGAAGGCGTTCGGGCCGATGATCCTCATGCCGTACGAGCGGGCCTGGCGGACGAGTTCGCGCTGCCGCTCGCGCCCCTCGGTGCCCTGTTCGGCGTATCCGGCGGAGAGGACGACGAGGCCGCGGACGCCGTGCTCACCGCAGTCGGCGACGGCCTCGGGCACCCGCTCGGCAGGCACGGCGAGTACCGCGAGGTCGACCCGCTCGTCGATCTCGCCGACGGACCGGTGCGCGGGGACGCCGTCGATCTCGGCCAGGTCCGTACCGAAGGCCCGGTTCACGGCGTACGTACGTCCCGTGTAGCCGGAGCCGAGCAGGTTGCGCAGCACGGTGCGGCCGACCCCGCCGTGGGTGCGGCCGGTGCCGACGACGGCGACGGAACCGGGGGCGAGGAGCCGCTGCACCGAGCGCGACTCGGCGCGCTGCTCGCGGCCGCGCTGGACGGCGAGGGATTCCGCCGTGGGTTCGAGGTCGAGCGTGAGGTGGACGGAGCCGTCCTCGAAGCTGCGCTGCTGGGTGTAGCCGGCGTCGCGGAACACCTTGATCATCTTGTTGTTGGCGGGCAGCACCTCGGCGGCGAAGCGGCGGATACCCCGCTCGCGGGCGACCGCCGCGATGTGTTCGAGGAGCGCGGACGCCACCCCGCGGCCCTGGTGGGCGTCCTGGACGAGGAAGGCGACCTCGGCCTCGTCGGCGGGCGCGGTGGCGGGCCGGCCCTGTGCGTCGATGCGGTCGAAGCGCACGGTGGCGATGAACTCGCCGCCGGTCGTGACGGCGAGCCCGACCCGGTCGACGTAGTCGTGATGGGTGAAGCGCCGCACGTCCTTGGCGGAGAGACGCGGATACGGGGCGAAGAAGCGGTAGTACTTCGACTCGTCGGAGACCTGCTCGTAGAAGCTGACCAGCCGCTCGGCGTCGTCGGTCGTGATCGGTCTGATGCGCGCGGTGCCACCGTCGCGGAGCACCACGTCCGCTTCCCAGTGGTCGGGGTACGCGTGATGCGGACTCTGTTCCGGCGTGGGCTGCATGGGCAAAGCCTACGGCTGACGCACCGGTCGCGGAGCGATCGGGGCCGAGGCAGTCTGAGGGTGCTCGGCCGGCCGCCGCGGCCGGGCCCGGGACCGGGCACGGCAGTGCGGACTGCATGAGAGACTGGTCTAGACAACCATTGATTCGTGAAGGGCAGAACCATGGCTGAGCGCCGCGTCAACGTCGGTTGGGCCGAGGGCCTGCACGCCCGCCCCGCTTCCATCTTCGTCCGTGCCGCCACGGCCTCCGGCGTCCCCGTGACGATCGCCAAGGCCGACGGCAACCCGGTGAACGCCGCGTCGATGCTCGCGGTACTCGGCCTGGGCGCCACCGGAGGCGAGGAGATCGTGCTCGCGTCCGAGGCGGACAACGCCGAGGTCGCCCTGGACCGTCTGGCCAAGCTCGTCGCCGAAGGGCTCGAGGAGCTTCCGGAGACGGTCTGATTCCAGCCGGATCCAACCGGATTCAATTCTGCGACGGAGTCGCGGCGTCCCTGAACGGATGCCGCGACTTCTTCGTTTCCGAAAAGCGTCGAGGGACGAATTCGCGCAGCACGAAGAAAGCCCTTCGCGGAATTACCTTATTTGCATACGGCGCAATTGTTAATGCCGGACGCCCGCGATGTGTACGGGATGTTGCGAAGTGCTCACCCGCGACGGCGCGGGACCGGACCCCGGACGGCCGGGCCGGGCCGGGCGCCGCAGCCGATGGGCCGCCGCAGCCCGCTCCGCGTGCTGGACTGCCAGCGCTCTGGCCCGGTCCGCGTCCCCCCGGGCGACCGCGTCCACGATCGCCCCGCGCTCGGCCCAGGACTCCGCGGGACGCGCGGGCTGATCGACGGCGTACATCCAGGCGATCTTGTGCCGGAGCTGGGTGAGCAGCGCGATGAGGCCGGGGCTGCCCGATGCCTGCGCGAGCGTCTCGTGGAACCAGCCGCCCAGGGAGCGCAGGTCCTCGCCATCACCCCGCCGTACTCGCTCCTGACCCAGTCTGACGAGGCCGCGCAGCACCTTGAGGTGCGCCTCGGTGCGCCGCTGTGCCGCCCGCGCCGCACCGAGCGGTTCCAGCAGCATCCGGACCTCCAGGAGATCGGCGGCCTCCTGCTCGGTGGGCTCGGCCACGCATGCGCCGGCATGGCGGCGCGTGACCACGAACCCCTCGGACTCCAGCGTGCGCAGGGCCTCGCGCACCGGGACGCGCGAGACCCCGTAACGACGCGCGAGCACCTCCTCGGTGAGGCGGCTGCCGCGATCGAAGACACCGGAGACGATGTCGTCACGGATTGCCGTGCATACCGAATGCGCGGGAATGCGCATGTCCGAACCTCCGCCTTAATCCCCGCGAAACGCGGCCGATCGACGCCTGTTCTGCGACTCTATTGCAATGAGCCCGAATTTCCGACGGCAGAACGGAATCCAGGGATATCTTCTGACCCCGCGGAGCTTCGGCGGACAGAGTCCGGGTGGTACGCCGAAGGCCCCGGCGGGAAGCCGGGGCCTTCGTGAAGCGCGGGGACGCGGCGCGTGGATCAGACGTTCACACCGTGCGAGCGCAGGTACGCGACGGGGTCCATGTCGGAGCCGTACTCGGGGCTGGTGCGGGCCTCGAAGTGCAGGTGCGGTCCGGTGGAGTTGCCGGTCGAGCCGGAGATGCCTATCTGCTGCCCGGAGGTGACGCTCTGGCCGACGGAGACGCCGATCGAGGCGAGGTGGCCGTACTGGGTGTACGTGCCGTCCGTCATCCGGAGCACGATGTTGTTGCCGTAGGCACCGCCCCAGCCCGCCTCGACGACCGTGCCGGCGCCGACCGCGACGACGGACGAGCCGGACGCGGCGCGGAAGTCGACACCGGAGTGGCTGCCCGAGGACCAGAGCGAGCCACCGGACTTGTAGCCGGTGGTGACGTAGGAACCGGCGACCGGAAGGTGGAACGAGGTCAGCCGCTTGCGCTCGGCCGCGCGGGCGGCACGGGCCTCGGCCTCGCGGACCTCCGCGGCACGGGCCTTCGCCTTGCGCTCGGCCTCCGCCTTGGCCTTGACCCTGGCTTCCGCCTCGGCCTTGGCCTCGGCGACAGCCTTGGCCTTCGCCTTCGCGGCGGCCTCGGCCTGCTGTTCCTGGGCCATCGCCTGGGCGGCGATCTGGTCGGCGAGGGCGCCGTCGATGGCGATGACCTGGGTCAGGCCGGTGTCGCCGACGGTACGGGCCTCGTCCGCGGCGAGGGCCGGAGTGGCCATCCCGCCGATGACGCCTGTGGTGGCCAGTGCCGCGATGCCGGCGACGCGAGCGCTCTTGCGCGTCAGGCGGCTCGGGGCACGGTGCTTCCCGGTGGCACGGGTGAACGCCATGGAGGGGCTGATCCTTTCCTTCCTTCTCGCCTACCGGGTTAGCTGACGGGTTCGGAGCAGGAAGGTCTCCTACGGACCGTCTCCGCCCCGAAGGAGCGCAGACGTCCGATTCACCCCAGGGACTTCGTGGGTCCCCGGCTCCCCAGGCTCGCGCCTGACGGGGACTCGGCGATGGCTGCCCGGCGCCACGGACGCGGCATACACATGACGGACAGCGGAGCCGACGCTAAACGGGGCCACTTTCAATCACCAAACGGACAGGCTGATTTGTCGTACATCCCACAGAGCAGACAGGTAGCCTTCGCGCCAAAATCGGACAAAAGGAAGGGACCCTGATGGGCAATTTGCCCATCGGGGTCCCTTTGGCACGCTTTTGCAAATGTGTTGAAGAGTGGCCGGACGTCAGCCGCTGACGACCGACACCTCGCCGATTCCCAGCGCGCGGACGGGCTCCGCGATCTGGGACGCGTCACCGACGAGCACCGTGACCAGGCGGTCCACCGGGAAGGCGTTGACCACCGCGGCCGTCGCCTCGACCGTGCCGGTCTCGGCCAGGCGCGCGTAGAGCTGGGCCTGGTAGTCGTCCGGGAGGTGCTGCTCGACCTGGTCGGCGAGGGTGCCCGCCACGGAGGCCGCCGTCTCGAACTTCAGCGGGGCGACGCCCACGAGGTTCTGCACGGCCGTCTCGCGCTCGGCGTCGGTGAGCCCCTCGGCCGCGAGGGTCCGCAGGACCTTCCAGAGGTCGTCCAGCGCCGGCCCCGTGGACTCCGTGTCCACCGAGCCGCTGATGGCGAGCATCGCCGCTCCCGTACGCCCCGAGGGGGAGCCCGGGCCCGTGGAGCGCAGGACCTGCGCGAAGGCGCGTACGCCGTAGGTGTAGCCCTTCTCCTCGCGCAGCACCCGGTCGAGACGCGAGGTGAGGGTGCCGCCCAGGCAGTACGTGCCGAGGACCTGGGCCGGCCAGACGCTGTCGTGCCGGTCGGCGCCGATACGGCCGATCAGCAGCTGCGTCTGCACCGCGCCGGGACGGTCCACGACCACGACACGGCCGCGGTCGTCAGCGGTGATGGGCGGGACCGGACGGGGCTCGGCGGTGTTGCCCGACCAGTCGCCCACGGTCTCCGCGAGGAGCGCGTCCACATCGACCCCGGTGAGATCACCGACGATGACGAGCGTCGCGGTGGACGGACGGACGTGCGCGTCGTAGAAAGCGCGCACGGCCGCGGCGTCGATCCGCGCCACCGTCTCCTCGGTGCCCTGCCGCGGACGCGACATACGCGCCGTGGCGGGGAAGAGCTCCTTGGAGAGCTGCTTGGCCGCCTTGCGGGCGGGGTTGGCCTGCTCGTGCGGGATCTCGTCGAGGCGGTTGCCCACCAGGCGCTCGATCTCGCTCTCGGAGAAGGCAGGAGCCCGCAGCGCTTCGGCGATCAGACCCAGCGCCTTGGTCAGCCGGGAGACCGGGACCTCCAGGGAGACCCGGACACCGGGGTGGTCGGCGTGCGCGTCGAGCGTCGCGCCACAGCGCTCCAGCTCGGCGGCGAACTCCTCCGCGGAGCGCTTGTCCGTGCCCTCGGACAGGGCGCGCGACATGATCGTCGCCACCCCGTCGAGGCCCTCGGGCTCCGCGTCCAGCGGCGCGTCGAGGAAGATCTCCACCGCGACCACCTGCTGACCGGGACGGTGACAGCGCAGCACCGTGAGGCCGTTGGGCAGGGCGCCGCGCTCGGGCGCGGGGAAGGCCCAGGGCCTGGCCACGCCCGCCGTCGGCTGCGGGTGGTACTTCATCGCTACTCCAGTCACAGCGGCGTCGCTCACTGCTCGGCCCCTTCGTGCGTGGCGGTGCCGGCTTCGGCATCCGCGTCGGCCGGCGCTTCGACCGGTTCGTAGACCAGGACCGCGCGGTTGTCGGGTCGCAGGCACGCCTTGGCGGCGGCCTGGACCTCCTCCGCGGTGACGTCGAGCACCCGCTGCACGGCCGTCAGGGCCAGCTGCGGGTCCCCGAACAGGACGGCGTACCGGCACAGTTCGTCGGCGCGGCCCTCGACCGTGCCGAGCCGGTCCAGCCACTCGCGCTCCAACTGCGCCTGGGCCCGCTCCATTTCCTCGGGCGTGGGGCCCTCGGCGGCGAACTTGGCCAGTTCCTCGTCGACCGCGGCCTCGATTTCCGGCACCTCGATACCGCCGGACGTCTTGACGTCCAGCCAGCCGAGCGAGGGCGCGCCGGACAGCCTCAGCAGCCCGAATCCGGCCGCCACCGCCGTACGATCGCGGCGGACCAGCCGGTTGTGCAGCCGGGAGGACTCGCCGCCGCCGAGCACGGTCAGTGCCAGATCCGCGGCGTCGCACTCCCGGGTGCCGTCGTGCGGCAGGCGGTAGGCGGCCATCAGCGCGCGCGCCGGGACCTCCGCGTGGACCACTTCGCGCAGCTGCTCACCGATGATGTCCGGCAGCGTGCCGTCGCGCGGCGGCTGCTTGCCGTCGTGGGACGGGATCGAACCGAAGTACTTCTCGACCCAGGCGAGCGTCTCCTGCGGGTCGATGTCACCGACCACCGAGAGCACCGCGTTGTTGGGCGCGTAGTACGTGCGGAAGAACGTACGCGCGTCCTCCAGCGTCGCCGCGTCCAGGTCGGCCATCGAGCCGATCGGGGTGTGGTGGTACGGGTGGCCCTCCGGGTAGGCGAG belongs to Streptomyces finlayi and includes:
- a CDS encoding HPr family phosphocarrier protein codes for the protein MAERRVNVGWAEGLHARPASIFVRAATASGVPVTIAKADGNPVNAASMLAVLGLGATGGEEIVLASEADNAEVALDRLAKLVAEGLEELPETV
- a CDS encoding M23 family metallopeptidase; protein product: MAFTRATGKHRAPSRLTRKSARVAGIAALATTGVIGGMATPALAADEARTVGDTGLTQVIAIDGALADQIAAQAMAQEQQAEAAAKAKAKAVAEAKAEAEARVKAKAEAERKAKARAAEVREAEARAARAAERKRLTSFHLPVAGSYVTTGYKSGGSLWSSGSHSGVDFRAASGSSVVAVGAGTVVEAGWGGAYGNNIVLRMTDGTYTQYGHLASIGVSVGQSVTSGQQIGISGSTGNSTGPHLHFEARTSPEYGSDMDPVAYLRSHGVNV
- a CDS encoding GntR family transcriptional regulator, which produces MRIPAHSVCTAIRDDIVSGVFDRGSRLTEEVLARRYGVSRVPVREALRTLESEGFVVTRRHAGACVAEPTEQEAADLLEVRMLLEPLGAARAAQRRTEAHLKVLRGLVRLGQERVRRGDGEDLRSLGGWFHETLAQASGSPGLIALLTQLRHKIAWMYAVDQPARPAESWAERGAIVDAVARGDADRARALAVQHAERAAAAHRLRRPARPGRPGSGPAPSRVSTSQHPVHIAGVRH
- a CDS encoding M16 family metallopeptidase, which encodes MKYHPQPTAGVARPWAFPAPERGALPNGLTVLRCHRPGQQVVAVEIFLDAPLDAEPEGLDGVATIMSRALSEGTDKRSAEEFAAELERCGATLDAHADHPGVRVSLEVPVSRLTKALGLIAEALRAPAFSESEIERLVGNRLDEIPHEQANPARKAAKQLSKELFPATARMSRPRQGTEETVARIDAAAVRAFYDAHVRPSTATLVIVGDLTGVDVDALLAETVGDWSGNTAEPRPVPPITADDRGRVVVVDRPGAVQTQLLIGRIGADRHDSVWPAQVLGTYCLGGTLTSRLDRVLREEKGYTYGVRAFAQVLRSTGPGSPSGRTGAAMLAISGSVDTESTGPALDDLWKVLRTLAAEGLTDAERETAVQNLVGVAPLKFETAASVAGTLADQVEQHLPDDYQAQLYARLAETGTVEATAAVVNAFPVDRLVTVLVGDASQIAEPVRALGIGEVSVVSG
- a CDS encoding M16 family metallopeptidase, giving the protein MPMGHTATAQAGSGGRTATEHRLANGLRVVLSEDHLTPVAAVCLWYDVGSRHEVKGRTGLAHLFEHLMFQGSGQVKGNGHFELVQGAGGSLNGTTSFERTNYFEVMPTHQLELALWLEADRMGSLLAALDEESMENQRDVVKNERRQRYDNVPYGTAFEKLTALAYPEGHPYHHTPIGSMADLDAATLEDARTFFRTYYAPNNAVLSVVGDIDPQETLAWVEKYFGSIPSHDGKQPPRDGTLPDIIGEQLREVVHAEVPARALMAAYRLPHDGTRECDAADLALTVLGGGESSRLHNRLVRRDRTAVAAGFGLLRLSGAPSLGWLDVKTSGGIEVPEIEAAVDEELAKFAAEGPTPEEMERAQAQLEREWLDRLGTVEGRADELCRYAVLFGDPQLALTAVQRVLDVTAEEVQAAAKACLRPDNRAVLVYEPVEAPADADAEAGTATHEGAEQ